The sequence GTGGAAAAATTGGTCAGTAGGATGAAAGCGGGAGAGTATTTTGCCTTGGTTTCAGATGCAGGAACCCCGGCTATTTCAGACCCTGGATTTTTATTGGTAAGAGCAGTTTTGGAAGCCGGTTTGGAAGTTCAATGTCTTCCTGGAGCTACTGCCTTTGTTCCTGCTTTGGTCAATAGTGGACTTCCCAATGATCGATTTGTTTTCGAAGGCTTTTTGCCTCATAAAAAAGGGCGTAAGACCCGAATAGAAGGTCTGATGGAAGAAACCAGGACCATGATTTTTTATGAATCTACCCATCGAATTCAAAAAACCTTGCTTCAATTATCCGAAGCTTTTGGAGAGGATCGCCAAGCCTGCGTTTCCAGGGAGTTGACGAAACTTCATGAAGAGAATGTCAGAGGTTCACTGGCAGAATTAATAGAATATTATAGTACTCACCCAGTCAAAGGCGAAATTGTTTTAGTAGTAGCCGGAAAGAACCCCAAAGCCTAATTAACAAACCTATTATTTTATGGATACCCAGAATCAATTAAGTACGCTCCTGGAGCAAACTCAGGAAATTGCCAAGAACGTCGGTTCTTTTATTAGAAAAGAGCGTCAACATTTCAGTGCAGATAAAGTGGAGCACAAAGGCTTTAACGATTTGGTTTCTTATGTAGATAAAGAAGCCGAGAAAATGATTGTAGCTGCCCTATCCAAAATCCTTCCTGAAGCCGGTTTTATTACAGAAGAGGGGACCAACAGCACCCAAGCGGATCAATACAATTGGGTGATTGATCCATTGGATGGAACCACAAATTTCATTCATGGAATCCCTGTTTTTGCAGTGAGTATTGCTTTGATGGAATACGATGAAGTGATTTTGGGAGTGGTTTATGAAGTGAATAGACATGAATGCTTTTATGCCATGAAAGGTGGCGGAGCCTTCTGTAACGATACCAAAATAAAAGTGAGTTCGGCTCCAGACTTGTCAGCTTCTCTGATAGCTACAGGTTTCCCTTATTACAATTTTGAATTGATCGATAAGTATTTGTTTGCCTTGAAGATCTTTATGCAAAAGACCCATGGGATTCGAAGGTTTGGCAGCGCAGCAACAGATCTTTGCTATGTGGCCGCTGGAAGGATTGAAGGATTTTTTGAATACAACCTGAATTCATACGATGTGGCTGCCGGTGCTTTGATAGTTCAAGAAGCAGGAGGAGCAGTAACTGATTTCTCAGGAGGGAAGAATTATATTTTCGGAAGAGAGATTATTGCTAGCAATCACCACATTCAAGAAGACTTCACCAAGGAGATTCAGACAATCTGGCAATAGGATTAGCCCAATAAGTAATACCAGACCAACAAACTGAGTCCAGCTATTGGAATGCCCAGTCCGGCCAATAGCGTGGCTAGTTTGGGTCGTAGATCAAAGCTGATGGCTACAATGGAGCCGGTGATCATAGGGGCCATGGCACTTTCCAACACGGTTACTTTGAAGGTAAGGCTATCCTGAGGCAGGAAATTGCGGTAGATTAGCCAGACGAGTATAGGAGCTAAAATCAACCGATACCCCATTCCCATCCAGAAATAGCGGGACTTTAAAGAGTCAAAATCCAAAGAGAATTTTAACCCAATG comes from Algoriphagus halophilus and encodes:
- the rsmI gene encoding 16S rRNA (cytidine(1402)-2'-O)-methyltransferase — encoded protein: MSETSRPNLYIVPTPIGNLKDITYRAVEVLKQADVILAEDTRTSGILLKHLEISRPLQSYHIFNEHKAVEKLVSRMKAGEYFALVSDAGTPAISDPGFLLVRAVLEAGLEVQCLPGATAFVPALVNSGLPNDRFVFEGFLPHKKGRKTRIEGLMEETRTMIFYESTHRIQKTLLQLSEAFGEDRQACVSRELTKLHEENVRGSLAELIEYYSTHPVKGEIVLVVAGKNPKA
- a CDS encoding inositol monophosphatase family protein, whose product is MDTQNQLSTLLEQTQEIAKNVGSFIRKERQHFSADKVEHKGFNDLVSYVDKEAEKMIVAALSKILPEAGFITEEGTNSTQADQYNWVIDPLDGTTNFIHGIPVFAVSIALMEYDEVILGVVYEVNRHECFYAMKGGGAFCNDTKIKVSSAPDLSASLIATGFPYYNFELIDKYLFALKIFMQKTHGIRRFGSAATDLCYVAAGRIEGFFEYNLNSYDVAAGALIVQEAGGAVTDFSGGKNYIFGREIIASNHHIQEDFTKEIQTIWQ